In Oryza brachyantha chromosome 1, ObraRS2, whole genome shotgun sequence, the following are encoded in one genomic region:
- the LOC102705495 gene encoding protein PSK SIMULATOR 1 has product MGGLCSKGSAVDKSPSDTTLGPDRVVVRGHERGAVKEERKTVAKEAAAKTIQEEEQQQQRQQPASSVPETRASGFAIDAGEMPWDGVPQLARLPSQKSGMGVAKASAAKVSEVSSILGRASTVGLVKAVEVLDTLGSSMTNLNINSGFGSGTTTKGNKITILAFEVANTIVKGCNLMRALSKESIKHLKEVVLHSEGVQNLISKDMDELLKISAADKREELKVFAIEVVRFGNRCKDPQWHNLDRYFDKFSSERTPQHHLKEEAESVMQQLVTSVQCTAELYHEMHALDRFEQDYQRKQQEEDGSSVPQRGENLNILKQEVKSQRKHVKSLQKKSLWSKNLEEVMEKLVDIVHFLHLEIYTAFGRSDNEESQEPTKRRNRLGPAGLALHYANIISQIDTLVSRSSSVPPNTRDTLYQSLPPSVKSSLRSKVNSFVVNEELTAAQIKAEMEKTLRWLVPIANNTTKAHHGFGWVGEWANTGSDVNCKPTGQMDLTRIETLYHADKDKTEAHILELVAWLHHLISRSKSANGERSPIKSPVRSPTQRGHRITLSPNKASGNSSPLLTQEDQDMLRDVKYRKFIPGISKSQEFDTKSRHSKQSRLSKSSSHSPSSGNMKELLSIRRLLPVIDFEIDRSKAMDVIDRVDNLKSTVRTQN; this is encoded by the exons ATGGGGGGCCTTTGCTCGAAGGGATCGGCGGTGGACAAGTCGCCCAGCGACACCACGCTCGGCCCCGACCGGGTAGTCGTCCGTGGCCACGAGCGTGGCGCggtgaaggaggagaggaagacggTTGCGAAGGAGGCTGCTGCCAAGACGAtccaggaggaggagcagcagcagcaacggcaGCAGCCTGCATCATCGGTCCCGGAAACCCGGGCCTCTGGATTTGCCATTGATGCCGGGGAGATGCCGTGGGATGGTGTGCCGCAACTGGCACGGCTGCCGTCGCAGAAGTCCGGGATGGGCGTGGCGAAGGCCAGCGCTGCCAAG GTCTCAGAAGTAAGCTCAATTTTGGGGAGGGCTAGTACTGTTGGGCTTGTGAAAGCAGTGGAAGTGCTAGACACACTTGGTAGTAGCATGacaaatttgaatataaatagtGGCTTTGGATCAGGAACTACAACAAAGGGCAACAAAATAACTATTTTAGCATTTGAGGTTGCTAATACAATAGTCAAAGGTTGCAATTTGATGCGGGCTCTTTCAAAAGAGAGCATAAAGCATTTAAAAGAAGTGGTGCTTCATTCAGAAGGTGTTCAAAATCTTATATCCaaagatatggatgaattACTCAAGATTTCTGCTGCTGACAAAAG GGAAGAGTTGAAAGTGTTTGCTATAGAAGTTGTCCGCTTTGGAAATCGTTGCAAGGATCCTCAGTGGCATAACTTGGATCGCTACTTTGACAA GTTTTCATCAGAACGGACACCTCAACATCACTTGAAAGAAGAGGCAGAATCAGTGATGCAGCAATTGGTGACTTCTGTTCAGTGCACAGCT gaaCTATACCATGAAATGCATGCGCTGGATAGATTTGAACAAGATTATCAACGCAAACAGCAGGAAGAGGATGGGTCAAGTGTACCCCAAAGAG GCGAAAACCTGAACATACTAAAGCAGGAAGTGAAAAGCCAGCGCAAGCATGTCAAAAGCTTGCAGAAAAAGTCTCTCTGGTCGAAGAATTTAGAAGAG GTCATGGAAAAGCTTGTAGATATTGTGCATTTCTTACATTTGGAGATCTATACTGCCTTTGGGCGTTCAG ACAATGAAGAATCACAAGAACCTACCAAACGACGTAATAGATTGGGTCCCGCAGGCCTTGCACTGCATTATGCCAATATCATCAGTCAGATCGATACTCTT GTTTCTCGATCTAGTTCTGTTCCTCCAAACACAAGAGATACATTATACCAAAGTTTGCCACCAAGTGTAAAATCTTCCCTCCGTTCTAAGGTGAACTCATTCGTGGTAAATGAAGAG CTTACTGCTGCTCAAATCAAGGCTGAAATGGAGAAGACTTTGCGGTGGCTTGTCCCAATTGCAAATAATACCACCAA GGCTCACCACGGTTTTGGTTGGGTTGGGGAGTGGGCAAATACAGG GTCAGATGTGAACTGCAAACCAACTGGGCAGATGGACCTGACCCGAATTGAGACACTGTACCATGCCGACAAAGACAAGACCGAAGCGCATATCCTTGAGCTTGTTGCATGGCTCCATCATCTTATTAGTCGATCTAAATCTGCTAACGGTGAGCGGTCTCCCATCAAATCTCCTGTTCGATCTCCTACACAAAGGGGCCATAGAATCACATTATCTCCAAACAAAGCCAGCGGCAATTCATCACCTCTCCTCACACAAGAAGATCAAGATATGCTAAGGGATGTCAAGTACAGGAAATTCATCCCTGGTATTAGCAAAAGCCAAGAGTTCGACACTAAGTCCAGACATAGCAAGCAAAGCAGGTTGAGCAAAAGTAGTAGTCACTCACCAAGCAGTGGCAACATGAAAGAGTTGCTATCGATCAGGAGGTTGCTTCCTGTCATCGACTTTGAGATTGATAGGTCGAAAGCTATGGATGTGATTGATAGAGTTGATAATCTAAAAAGCACAGTAAGGACTCAAAATTAA